The Gemmatimonadaceae bacterium genome segment ATGTTACACTCATCGAGGAACTTCGATACGAGTCCATGACCAGAACCCTGGACCTGCTGGAACGAAAGCCCGGTGTCCGCTGCTGCGATGCCAGCGCGCGACCCACGTTGACGTTCGATGAGGCTACGTCGATCGCGGCCGACTTCGACATGCTCGCGCATCCCGTGCGGTTGCAGCTGCTGGATGTGCTCGCCCGAAACGAAGGGCGGGTCTGCGTGTGCGACCTGGAGTCCGCCGTCCCGGTGAAGCAACCGACGGTCTCCCATCACCTCCGGCTGCTTCGTGAGGCTGGGCTCGTGGAATCGGAGCGCATCGGTGTGTGGGCCCACTACCGCGTGAATCGCGAGCGCCTCGCTGGCATGCGCCAGCGACTGGTGGATCGCCTGAAGGACCTGACCTGAAGCGAGTGCACCGACGAATGAAGCCACCCATGCATCTCCAGTCCTCCGACGCTGCCCCGTTTCGTCGGGATGTGCCCCGCCCGGCACTCCGACCAACGGTCTATTGCCCGCACGCCCACGCACCGGAGGACTGCGCGGCGCACGCGGCCTGCCCGATGGGGCGGGAGGCGCACGCGTGAGCGACGACGCGATCGGACCCGTGCGGCTGCGCGCCGCCGGCTCCGATGACCTGGGAGCGGTGCGCGAGCTGCTGAACGCGTCGCACCTGATCACTGACGGCCTGGAGGATCAGTTCGGTCCGGCGTACGTCGTCGCCGACTGCGCGGGTCGCGTCGTCGGGGCCGAAGGCATCGAGCGCTACGAGCGCGCAGGTCTGCTCCGCTCCGCGGTCGTGGACGAGCGCTTCCGTGGCCGGGGCCTGGGTGATGAACTCACGCGCGATCGACTCGCGTGGGCCAGGACCGAGGGGCTGGAAGAAGTCTGGCTTCTGACGACGACGGCGTCGGAATTCTTTCCGCGTTTCGGGTTCGCGGCGGCGGATCGAGCCGCGGCACCGAGCGCGTTGCAGCAGTCCGTCGAGTTCCGCGAGGCATGCCCGGCGAGCGCCGTTGCCATGCGCCTGCGGTTGACATGACGAGACTCCGGGAGAAACACACCATGACGAAGGAACGAAGCTGTTGTGGTCCGACGTGCTGCGGCGACGATGCGCCGAGCGCGATCACCGTGGCAACGCCGGCGCTTGCGGCAACGCCGCCTGACAAGGGCGAGACCGTGCGCGCCATCGTTCGGGAGCGCTACACATCGGCAGCGGAGCGCGCCGCCGAGGGTCATCAGGCGAGCTGCGGCTGCGGCACGACGTGCGCCGCGCCGGACGCGCAGGTGTGGGATCCCATCACGGTGGACCTGTACGAGCAGGGGCAGTTGGAGGGCATCCCCGCCGAGGCGCTGCTCGCGTCGCTTGGCTGCGGGAATCCCACGGCACTGGCCGAACTCCAGACCGGTGAACGCGTGCTCGACCTCGGCTCTGGTGGCGGCATCGACGTCCTGCTCTCGGCGCGTCGCGTGGGTCCGTCGGGCAAGGCGTACGGACTCGACATGACCGATGCGATGCTGGCGCTGGCCCGCCAGAACCAGCAACGCAGCGGCCTGACCAACGTCGAATTCCTGCGAGGAGAGATCGAGAACATTCCGCTGCCGTCGAAGAGCATCGACGTGGTCATCAGCAATTGCGTGGTGAACCTGTCGGCGGACAAGCCTCGCGTGCTGCGGGAGGCGTTCCGTGTGCTCGCGCCCGGCGGTCGCTTTGCGATCTCCGATATCGTGCTGACCGGAGACCTTCCGCCGCAGGTACGTGAGAGCGTCGCGCTGTTCACCGGGTGCGTGAGCGGTGCGCTGACCGAAGACGAGTACGTGGCGCACCTTGGCGCGGCCGGGTTCGGAGAGATTTCCATCGAACCGACGCGCGTGTACGAGCGTGGCGACGCGCAGGCATTGCTGGAGGCGGCGGGGTTGCCGCTGGATCCGCTGCTCGATCAGGTGACGGGCCGGGTGATGAGCGCCTTCGTGCGCGCAAAGCGGCCGATCGGGTCGTAGCGGACAGGGCGGGCATGCGCGGGATGCGCCGCTAGATTCCCGCGCATGCGAGCCCTGATTCAACGTGTGTCGCGCGGGAGCGTGGACGTGCGGGATGGCGACTCCACGCGGCGTACCGGCGAAATCACGCGCGGGTTCGTGGTCCTGGTGGGCTTCACGCATGGCGACACCGACGCACACGTGCAGTGGATGGCCGACAAGATCGTCGGGCTGCGCGTCTTCGAGGATGGCGATGGCAAAATGAACCTTGCCCTCGCCGACGTGGGCGGTTCGGTCCTCGTCGTCTCGCAGTTCACCTTGTATGGAGACGTGCAGAAGGGGCGCCGACCCTCGTTCATCGACGCGGCGCGCCCCGAGGTGGCGATCCCCCTCTACGAGCGGTTCCTCGCGATGCTCCGTGCGCGCGGCATGACCGTCGCGGCCGGGGAGTTCGGGGCATCGATGGCGGTCGAACTCGCAAACGACGGACCCGTCACGCTGTGGCTCGAGCGATGAGCGGCGTGCGCGTGATCCTCGCCTCGCAGTCGCCGCGCCGACGCGAGCTGCTTGGGCTCATCGGGATCGAGCATGAAGTGCGCCCGGCCGACATCGACGAGTCGCACTGGCCGGACGAGCCACCGGTGCCGCACGCGGAGCGGCTTGCCCGTGGCAAGGCGGCGAAGATCGCGGTGCTCGAGCCGGACGCGCTCGTCATCGCGGCAGACACGATCGTCGTGCTCGACGGCGACCTGCTCGGCAAACCGGCCGACCGCGCGGACGCGATGGCGACGTTAGGCAGGCTGTCGGGCCGGACGCACACGGTGCACACCGCGGTCGCCGTGGCGTGGCGAGGCGAGGTGCGTTCCGGCGTGGAATCGGTGGAGGTGACCTTCCGCCGCATCAACGACGCGACGATCGCGCGCTACGTCGACACCGGCGAACCGATGGACAAGGCCGGCGCGTACGGCATCCAGGGGTACGGCGCGACGATCGTGGAACGCGTCCACGGCGACTACTTCGCGGTCATGGGTCTCCCGGTGGGCCGGATGATCGCCCTGCTGCGGGAGCTGGGCCTCGCGTACGACTTCGGCCCGGTTTCCGAGGGCCGATAGGCGGGCGCCGCGGCCCGCCTGTCGGTCCCTGGACGCTCAGGAGCCCGGGCGGCGCATGTTGCGCATGGTCTCGACGTTCTTGTCGAAGACCGCCTTCTGTTCGTCGGTGAGGACGGCACGGATCTCGGCGTTCTGCTTCTGCCGGAGGTCCATCATCTTCTGACGGTCCGCATCGGACGGCGGCGTGCCAGGCGTGAACGCGGGCATCTCCTTCTGGAACTTCGCGACGATCGAGTCCACTTGCACCTTCTGCGCGTCGGTCAGGGTGATTCCCTGCATGAGCATCTCCATCATGCGGGCACCGCCGCGACCACCACCGCCGCCCTGCGCCATGGCGGCGGGAGCCGAGATCGCGCTGGCCAGCACGGCGAGCGCGACGGCAAGAATCCATTTTTTCACGT includes the following:
- a CDS encoding winged helix-turn-helix transcriptional regulator, whose amino-acid sequence is MTRTLDLLERKPGVRCCDASARPTLTFDEATSIAADFDMLAHPVRLQLLDVLARNEGRVCVCDLESAVPVKQPTVSHHLRLLREAGLVESERIGVWAHYRVNRERLAGMRQRLVDRLKDLT
- a CDS encoding GNAT family N-acetyltransferase, with product MSDDAIGPVRLRAAGSDDLGAVRELLNASHLITDGLEDQFGPAYVVADCAGRVVGAEGIERYERAGLLRSAVVDERFRGRGLGDELTRDRLAWARTEGLEEVWLLTTTASEFFPRFGFAAADRAAAPSALQQSVEFREACPASAVAMRLRLT
- a CDS encoding arsenite methyltransferase, with the protein product MTKERSCCGPTCCGDDAPSAITVATPALAATPPDKGETVRAIVRERYTSAAERAAEGHQASCGCGTTCAAPDAQVWDPITVDLYEQGQLEGIPAEALLASLGCGNPTALAELQTGERVLDLGSGGGIDVLLSARRVGPSGKAYGLDMTDAMLALARQNQQRSGLTNVEFLRGEIENIPLPSKSIDVVISNCVVNLSADKPRVLREAFRVLAPGGRFAISDIVLTGDLPPQVRESVALFTGCVSGALTEDEYVAHLGAAGFGEISIEPTRVYERGDAQALLEAAGLPLDPLLDQVTGRVMSAFVRAKRPIGS
- a CDS encoding D-tyrosyl-tRNA(Tyr) deacylase; this translates as MRALIQRVSRGSVDVRDGDSTRRTGEITRGFVVLVGFTHGDTDAHVQWMADKIVGLRVFEDGDGKMNLALADVGGSVLVVSQFTLYGDVQKGRRPSFIDAARPEVAIPLYERFLAMLRARGMTVAAGEFGASMAVELANDGPVTLWLER
- the maf gene encoding septum formation inhibitor Maf, whose translation is MSGVRVILASQSPRRRELLGLIGIEHEVRPADIDESHWPDEPPVPHAERLARGKAAKIAVLEPDALVIAADTIVVLDGDLLGKPADRADAMATLGRLSGRTHTVHTAVAVAWRGEVRSGVESVEVTFRRINDATIARYVDTGEPMDKAGAYGIQGYGATIVERVHGDYFAVMGLPVGRMIALLRELGLAYDFGPVSEGR